The Arachis ipaensis cultivar K30076 chromosome B05, Araip1.1, whole genome shotgun sequence nucleotide sequence TAACATTGGACAGCGTAATGTCAAGTGGCATACGTGTTCTTGGGATCGCTTCCGGTAATAATCCGCCATTCCTGCCCGTCGAGAGCAGGGTAACATATCTTGAATGGCATGTCAGCTACTAACTCTGCCCATTTTGCTTCAATAAGGTCTAAAATTGCATGTGATTGTTCTGCAGTGGCCAGACTACTCACAATGGACCACAAGTTTCCAAGGGAGAAGAACCGGAAGTCCATGTGAGCCGGTTGCAGGTTACCAATCAAATAGCCTCCTTTGCTTGGCATAAATTCAACCAACCATGGAGGAATTTGCTCTGGATATATATTGAATTTGTTAACAGCATCATAGGAGTATTCCTCTGTCTTGTATCTGTAGATTTCATTGACTTTTCTCATATCAATCCAGTAATACTCCCTTATATGAAATGATAATGCAACTAGACGATTGTTAAGGGCTCGAATAAGATCAGCTGATCCATCTTCTGGAGTAAGCATCTCACGTGCACAAAGTAGTGCTGAATAAAACAATGCCTGTTGGAACAAAAACATGCATGGAGTTTCAAATTAGTATTCATTGGCTAGTGTCCATATCCTCATAAGAAGATGGCTATTTTAGAAGCAAAAATAGGAGCAACTAACTTGTATCTCCAAAGGGTGACCATGTATTCCCATCCGACGATCAATCATACATGAACCATCGGTAACCAGCAAAGTAGGAAACATATCAAAACCATCAGCCAGGCACAGCTTTAAAATCATCTTAATTCCAGTTTGCACATCAACTCTCTCTTGCACAGATAGGTCTCCAGTGCATTTTCCATATGCTCGCAACAATATAATCCACCATAATCCTGAAAAAAGAATACTATAGTGTTACTACTTAATGCAGCATctggaaaattaaaattttaaagaagggagaaaaagaagaagaaggatcaTGTATGAACTAATAATTAAGAGTCATAGGGCAGAAAGAATTGCCACCAGAATCAACTGGTGCAACACGTCCAATTGCAGCTTCACCAAAATCAGGATCCAAGACATCTTCAGTTGCAGCATCATCTCCATCTAGGAGAATCGTCCGCACCTTGAAACTAGCAGGCATCAAACCTTGCCCAGGACTATGACAATCCATGGTTTTCTCCCAACTCTGCCAAAACCTGATTAGTTATTACCCTACCAACAAGCATAACTTGTAAAGATGAATAAACCATCAAGTAAATTTCAAGAAATTACCTGTAACTGAAGGGTATGAAGAATAAAATTCCGCACTATATCATACTCCCCTTTCAAGAGGCAAGCTATcccagaaggaacaaagtcacgGATAAAGACCTGATCATAGTTCAATATAACAGTACTGCTAGGATCATTAGCAGCAATGGTTCCAATGGGATTATTACAGTAATAAACAATAGAGCTCCTCAGTAAATCCCATGCTTCATCCTCTATCGAATTCTCGCTGACCTTGTTCAATGAATCTCTACTAAGTCCATCGATATGCAACTTGTCCTTAGATGTAAAACCTCCATTATTATGTTTTACCGCAACATCTAATCCCATCGCTTCTCCACGTTGTGTACTATCAGTCACAATCTCATCAAGAGAACCTGAATTCTGTATTTTATCCAACTTAGACTGGGCACCTTCGTGGTTGTTATTTGTATCTCCATTGACACTTTCAACCCGTTTACAGTTACAAACAAGAGATTCCAATTTATTAGTACCATGAAACACATGCTTCCCCTTAGAAGCACGGAATGGTCTTGAACTAATCTGTGCTTGGACATGCACTGAACTTCTTTTCCTTGTGTTAAATCCCTTGGATTTATTGGACGTCACATTATGAAAATCATAAGAACTTGAACCACACACAACTTGCAGAACAGCTTCTGAAGCAGCCATGACTCTGACCTGTTTTGTTGATCCTCTCGTAAGAATCAAAATATCAAACAGAAGATGAACAGCATAAATAAAAACATGTTAATATTATTAGTAATCAAACTGtgactatatgaatgcaactgtgATATCATGGTGCAAAATAGTAAATACTACCATCTATGCtaagtatataatataatataatataatataagaacAAACAGTAACATCATGATCAACAGAGTtttctgaattctgaattctaATCATAACTATCTTCAGCTGAACATAGAAACGAAGAATTCAAATAAACGGTGAAAATTACTAATAATAGATGAAGAGGAAATGCAGAACTCAAGAAATTGTTGTTTCATATGATCTCAACAAGGGAAGTATCTTTACCTGTGAACTGTAGTTGAAGATTCGGGGTTGGTGAGAGAAAAGAGATATCAACGGACAATCAGAGACACGCTAATAATCATAACGTCAAAACGTGAAAAGGTTGGTGAGTGAGCGTGGTAAAGCTTTTTCGTTTTCGGTTTCCCCCTTCCAACCTCTCTGTTTTTCATCTGTACAAGCACAACTGCACAAGGGGAGAATGAATCTGAGAAGGCGTAACGACACCGTTTCCCGCGAACTCCATCGTCGTAAAGTAATTAGTATTGGGCCGGGTTGGCCTGGTCCAGTTTGTTAACCCGAAAAGAGGAAAGGGCAGTAACGTAATTTTGTGATGTGCGGCTATCTTGGTCAATCGAGGACGCTAGATTGTTTCAGAGATTCAGGAACAGAAGGGCGTGTTCATCTCCGTTTCTCTCAGCTCCTACATTTTCGAAGACCCGTTTCCTTCGTGCAGAGtgagtttctttttcttctaattcttcTCTCTATTGCTTAGTACAGTTATTCATTTCTTGTCCATTTTTTTACTTTGTACGCTCCGTGTTTTCTGCAAGTCCCTTTCTTACTCATGCTACGCTAACTGCGTTTTTCttaattcaaaaagaaaaattgattAGGTGTTGTGACATTGGATCGAATATTGTTCAAATTATTGTCTAAACATAAACGGTAGTGTATGATTTTTGTTAGGGTTAGTTGGATTATTTGATAGAATGTAATGCCCTAACAAGGTACTAGAAAAAAACATCATTGTATTCGGACTATGGTTCATTGAAGTTAGCTGTAGTTGTCTGCTGTTTGGTTCAGGGGTCGTTTGTGCAATTGTGCTGTTCCTACTTTTTTTTACTCGGGGATGCTATTTTACTACAGAACCATCACAAGTTTGAATTGCTAGAATTTGATTGGGCGTGCAGTTAGGTATACAATATGTTCATTTAATTGAATGAATTGAGAAATAACAGCACCATTAAAGTGAAACAACCATTTTCCCGGTATTTCTAGCTTCTCCCCACGTATTGTTGAAAGTAGCCACTTTAGTGGATAGAAGTTATGTGTAGGTTATGTGGATAGTTCAATAGTTGTGTTCATTGTATTGTGGCTTTTGATCTGTATTATATTTTTTTGCTTGTGTTTCATGCCTGATTTGGCTTCAAGTATTTCTCTTTGGGGGCATTGCAATCTCATTTGTTTATAGAGCCCAATATTCTTCACAAATTCCCCCTTTTAGGAAACTCATTTGAGATTGTTGTTCATTATGTT carries:
- the LOC107643805 gene encoding alkaline/neutral invertase E, chloroplastic, which produces MAASEAVLQVVCGSSSYDFHNVTSNKSKGFNTRKRSSVHVQAQISSRPFRASKGKHVFHGTNKLESLVCNCKRVESVNGDTNNNHEGAQSKLDKIQNSGSLDEIVTDSTQRGEAMGLDVAVKHNNGGFTSKDKLHIDGLSRDSLNKVSENSIEDEAWDLLRSSIVYYCNNPIGTIAANDPSSTVILNYDQVFIRDFVPSGIACLLKGEYDIVRNFILHTLQLQSWEKTMDCHSPGQGLMPASFKVRTILLDGDDAATEDVLDPDFGEAAIGRVAPVDSGLWWIILLRAYGKCTGDLSVQERVDVQTGIKMILKLCLADGFDMFPTLLVTDGSCMIDRRMGIHGHPLEIQALFYSALLCAREMLTPEDGSADLIRALNNRLVALSFHIREYYWIDMRKVNEIYRYKTEEYSYDAVNKFNIYPEQIPPWLVEFMPSKGGYLIGNLQPAHMDFRFFSLGNLWSIVSSLATAEQSHAILDLIEAKWAELVADMPFKICYPALDGQEWRIITGSDPKNTPWSYHNGGSWPTLLWQLTVACIKMNRADIASKAVQVAERRISKDKWPEYYDTKRARFIGKQARLFQTWSIAGYLVAKQLLANPDAAKFLTNEEDSELINALSCMISANPRRRKRGRKKQSFIV